The following proteins come from a genomic window of Hymenobacter canadensis:
- the uvrA gene encoding excinuclease ABC subunit UvrA: protein MAVTPSSSPSSSPDPKAGYVRVRGAREHNLKNVSVDIPRDALVVFTGVSGSGKSSLAFGTLYAEAQRRYLESVSPYARRLFHQMAVPEVDSIEGLPPAVALQQQRGTPTTRSSVGSVTTLSNLVRMLYSRAGDYPAGQGIVYAEGFSANTPEGACPTCHGLGRVYEVTEQSMVPDPTLTIRERAIAAWPQAWGGQNQRDILVTLGYDVDIPWQELPQKQRDWILFTEEQPVVPVYPGYSPQETQRAVKRRESPNYMGTFSSVRRHVLHTFGTTQSPLMKKRALQYMLSQECPTCHGKRLRCEALSVTFAGLDITDFSALPLKRVAALLEPYARGTAARQTHDAEHPEQAEVAHRIAQDLCARLEVLLDLGLGYLSLERSTPTLSPGELQRLRLATQLYSNLFGVVYVLDEPSAGLHPSDTEALLSALASLRQAGNSLFVVEHNLDVVRQADWLVDVGPAAGELGGEILYSGPPAGLADVEASQTRHFLYPAPATAPAAAPREPQGWLQLAGVRRNNLDGLDVQFPLGVLTTVTGVSGSGKSSLVSQVLVELVAAHLGHELVSEEDEAADPLERAATPSVGGRIVAGLENIKRLVRVDQKPIGRTPRSNMATYTGLFDHVRKLFAATPAARKRRYDAGRFSFNVAKGRCEKCQGEGFVMVELLFLPSVYAPCPVCHGARYNAQTLEITYRDKNIAEVLGLTVDAAWEFFADEPTVQRALTVLREVGLGYLRLGQPATELSGGEAQRIKLATELQKAQRGQSLYVLDEPTTGLHPADVVRLLTQLNRLVEAGNTVIVVEHDMRVVAASDWVLDMGPGAGDEGGQVVVAGPPAEVAKSKKSRTAPYLARFRP from the coding sequence ATGGCAGTTACCCCATCTTCGTCTCCATCCTCTTCCCCCGACCCCAAAGCCGGCTACGTGCGCGTGCGCGGCGCCCGGGAGCACAACCTCAAAAACGTCAGCGTAGACATTCCGCGCGATGCGCTGGTGGTATTTACCGGCGTGTCGGGCTCCGGCAAATCCAGTCTGGCTTTCGGTACGCTCTATGCCGAAGCCCAGCGCCGCTACCTGGAGTCGGTGTCGCCGTATGCGCGGCGGCTGTTCCACCAGATGGCCGTGCCCGAGGTAGATTCCATTGAGGGCCTGCCGCCGGCCGTGGCTTTGCAGCAGCAGCGCGGCACGCCCACCACCCGCTCGTCGGTGGGCTCGGTCACTACGCTGTCCAACCTGGTGCGCATGCTCTACTCGCGGGCCGGCGACTACCCGGCCGGGCAGGGCATTGTGTACGCCGAAGGCTTTTCGGCCAACACGCCCGAAGGCGCCTGCCCTACCTGCCACGGCCTGGGCCGCGTGTATGAAGTCACGGAGCAAAGCATGGTGCCCGACCCCACGCTCACCATCCGGGAGCGGGCCATTGCGGCCTGGCCCCAGGCCTGGGGCGGCCAGAACCAGCGCGACATCCTCGTGACGCTGGGCTACGACGTGGACATCCCGTGGCAGGAGCTGCCCCAGAAGCAGCGCGACTGGATTCTGTTCACCGAGGAGCAACCCGTGGTGCCCGTGTACCCCGGCTACTCGCCCCAGGAAACCCAGCGGGCCGTGAAGCGCCGGGAGTCGCCGAACTACATGGGCACGTTTAGCAGCGTGCGGCGCCACGTGCTGCATACCTTCGGCACCACCCAGAGCCCGCTCATGAAAAAGCGCGCTTTGCAGTACATGCTCAGCCAGGAGTGCCCCACCTGCCACGGCAAGCGGCTGCGGTGCGAGGCGCTGTCCGTCACGTTTGCCGGGCTGGATATTACCGACTTCTCGGCGCTGCCGCTCAAGCGGGTGGCGGCGCTGCTGGAGCCCTACGCCCGTGGCACCGCCGCCCGCCAAACCCACGATGCCGAGCACCCCGAGCAGGCCGAAGTGGCCCACCGCATCGCGCAGGATTTGTGCGCCCGCCTGGAAGTGTTGCTGGATCTGGGCCTCGGATACCTGTCGCTGGAGCGTAGCACGCCCACGTTGTCGCCGGGCGAGCTGCAGCGGCTGCGGTTGGCTACGCAGCTGTACTCCAACCTGTTTGGGGTGGTGTATGTGCTCGATGAGCCCTCGGCCGGCCTGCATCCGTCCGACACCGAAGCCCTGCTTTCGGCGCTGGCCAGTCTGCGCCAGGCCGGCAACTCGCTGTTCGTGGTGGAGCACAACCTCGACGTGGTGCGCCAGGCCGACTGGCTGGTAGACGTGGGCCCCGCCGCCGGCGAGCTGGGCGGCGAAATCCTCTACAGCGGCCCGCCAGCAGGCTTGGCAGACGTAGAAGCCTCCCAGACGCGCCACTTCCTGTACCCCGCGCCCGCCACGGCCCCGGCTGCCGCCCCTCGCGAGCCGCAAGGCTGGCTGCAGCTGGCCGGCGTCCGGCGCAATAACCTCGACGGCCTCGACGTGCAGTTTCCGCTGGGCGTGCTCACCACCGTTACGGGCGTGTCGGGCTCCGGCAAGTCCAGCCTCGTGAGCCAGGTGCTGGTGGAGCTGGTGGCCGCGCATCTGGGCCACGAACTAGTATCGGAAGAAGACGAAGCGGCCGACCCGCTGGAACGCGCCGCCACTCCTTCAGTCGGTGGCCGCATCGTAGCCGGCCTGGAAAACATCAAGCGGCTGGTGCGTGTGGATCAGAAACCCATCGGGCGGACGCCGCGTTCCAACATGGCCACCTACACCGGCCTGTTCGACCACGTGCGCAAGCTGTTTGCCGCCACGCCCGCCGCCCGCAAGCGCCGCTACGACGCCGGCCGCTTCAGCTTCAACGTGGCCAAAGGGCGCTGCGAGAAGTGCCAGGGCGAAGGGTTTGTGATGGTAGAGCTGCTGTTTTTGCCGAGTGTGTACGCGCCGTGCCCGGTTTGTCACGGTGCCCGCTACAACGCCCAGACCCTGGAAATCACCTACCGCGACAAGAACATTGCCGAGGTGCTGGGTTTGACCGTGGATGCCGCCTGGGAGTTCTTTGCGGATGAGCCCACCGTGCAGCGCGCCCTCACGGTGCTGCGCGAAGTGGGCCTCGGCTACCTGCGCCTGGGGCAGCCTGCCACCGAGCTCAGCGGTGGCGAGGCCCAGCGCATCAAGCTGGCCACCGAGCTGCAGAAGGCCCAGCGCGGCCAGTCGCTCTACGTCCTCGACGAGCCCACCACCGGCCTGCACCCCGCCGACGTGGTGCGCCTGCTCACCCAGCTCAACCGCCTCGTGGAGGCCGGCAACACCGTCATCGTAGTGGAGCACGACATGCGCGTAGTAGCCGCCTCCGACTGGGTGCTCGACATGGGCCCCGGCGCCGGCGACGAAGGCGGCCAGGTGGTAGTGGCCGGCCCGCCCGCCGAAGTAGCCAAATCCAAAAAAAGCCGCACGGCGCCCTATCTGGCCCGGTTTCGGCCGTAG
- a CDS encoding TetR/AcrR family transcriptional regulator — protein MKSYQRIEQTALQLFADRGYDHTSTALIAKEAGVSEPLIFKYFQSKDKLFESIIKDGYKRIVEANRGMLTEDDASALVQKVIDLPYKLVREERAFWTLQDKAFDKEVVQKHFQKFMLPVYALLNKAFIDLGYAQPDLATYHLTLLVQALWRQLLHEEDAEILNRLNTYIKRIYTHPGLADLHQ, from the coding sequence ATGAAAAGCTACCAGCGAATTGAGCAAACTGCCTTGCAGCTGTTTGCCGACCGGGGCTACGACCATACTTCCACTGCCCTCATCGCCAAAGAAGCCGGCGTTTCGGAGCCGTTGATTTTTAAATACTTCCAGAGCAAAGACAAGCTGTTTGAGTCCATCATCAAGGATGGCTACAAGCGCATTGTGGAAGCCAACCGCGGCATGCTCACCGAGGACGACGCCTCGGCCCTGGTGCAGAAGGTCATCGACCTGCCCTATAAGCTGGTGCGGGAAGAACGGGCGTTCTGGACGCTGCAGGACAAGGCCTTCGACAAGGAGGTAGTGCAGAAGCACTTTCAGAAGTTCATGCTGCCGGTATATGCGCTGCTCAACAAGGCCTTCATCGACCTGGGCTACGCGCAGCCGGACCTGGCCACCTACCACCTCACGCTGCTGGTGCAGGCGCTGTGGCGCCAGCTGCTGCACGAGGAAGACGCCGAGATACTGAACCGCCTCAACACCTACATCAAGCGCATCTACACGCACCCCGGCCTGGCCGATCTGCACCAGTAG
- a CDS encoding (2Fe-2S)-binding protein, whose protein sequence is MPDFPASDFPAGGVPPEPQPNDGSRRSFMKQAGGILGLALAPPLVAQAERLTAYSKTVEGVTSLQLKINGTVRTIQAEPRVTLLDALREYMDLTGTKKGCDHGQCGACTVHVDGRRINSCLTLAVMQQGKEITTIEGLAKGDDLHPMQEAFIKHDGFQCGYCTPGQIMSGVACVKEGHASSDDQTREWMSGNLCRCGAYPNILAAVREVAGKA, encoded by the coding sequence ATGCCTGATTTTCCTGCTTCCGATTTCCCGGCCGGCGGTGTGCCACCCGAGCCGCAGCCCAACGATGGCTCGCGCCGGTCGTTTATGAAACAAGCCGGCGGCATCCTGGGCCTGGCGCTGGCCCCGCCGCTAGTGGCGCAGGCCGAGCGCCTGACGGCCTACTCCAAAACGGTGGAGGGCGTCACGTCGCTCCAGTTGAAAATCAACGGTACCGTGCGCACCATTCAGGCCGAGCCCCGCGTGACGTTGCTCGATGCCCTGCGCGAATACATGGACCTGACCGGCACCAAAAAAGGCTGCGACCATGGCCAGTGCGGCGCCTGTACCGTGCACGTAGATGGCCGGCGCATCAATAGCTGCCTCACGCTGGCCGTGATGCAGCAGGGCAAGGAAATCACCACCATCGAAGGCTTGGCCAAAGGTGACGACCTGCACCCGATGCAGGAGGCGTTCATCAAGCACGATGGGTTCCAGTGCGGCTACTGCACCCCCGGCCAGATCATGAGCGGTGTGGCGTGCGTGAAAGAAGGCCACGCCAGCTCCGACGACCAGACCCGCGAGTGGATGAGCGGCAACCTCTGCCGCTGCGGCGCCTACCCCAACATTCTGGCCGCCGTGCGCGAAGTGGCTGGCAAAGCGTGA
- a CDS encoding FAD binding domain-containing protein — MNNFSYTQAGSAKEATGLLKDKPQAAYIAGGTTLLDLMKANLQEHPQLVDINTLPFKGIEQTKDGLRIGAMERMSDVGENKLVLEQFPAISESLLLAASPQLRNMASIGGNIMQRTRCGYFRDAAFPCNKRVPGSGCPALEGDNHNLAVLGTSESCIATAYPGDLSVALAAFDAVLTLENQKGKQRQVPVKDFYLLPGKTPQKETVLEPGELIVSVTIPMTAQARRSTYLKVRERSSYAYALASAAVGLDVQGGTIRAARVALGGVGTKPWRSPEAEKALVGQPATEATFRAAAAAALRGAQPRKENAFKVELAQNTLVQALMKVAG; from the coding sequence ATGAACAACTTTAGCTACACCCAGGCTGGTTCGGCCAAGGAGGCCACCGGCCTGCTGAAAGATAAACCCCAGGCGGCCTACATTGCCGGTGGCACCACGCTGCTGGATCTGATGAAAGCCAACTTGCAGGAGCACCCGCAGCTGGTCGACATCAACACCCTGCCCTTCAAAGGCATCGAGCAGACCAAGGACGGGCTGCGCATCGGGGCCATGGAGCGTATGAGCGACGTGGGCGAAAACAAGCTGGTGCTGGAGCAGTTTCCGGCCATTTCCGAGTCGCTGCTGCTGGCGGCCTCGCCGCAGTTGCGCAACATGGCCAGCATCGGGGGCAACATTATGCAGCGCACCCGCTGCGGCTACTTCCGCGACGCGGCGTTTCCGTGCAACAAGCGCGTGCCCGGCTCCGGCTGCCCCGCTTTGGAAGGCGACAACCACAACTTGGCCGTGCTGGGTACCTCGGAGAGCTGCATTGCCACCGCCTACCCCGGCGACCTGAGCGTGGCCCTGGCTGCCTTTGACGCCGTGCTGACGCTGGAAAATCAGAAGGGCAAGCAGCGGCAGGTGCCGGTGAAGGACTTTTACCTGCTGCCCGGCAAAACGCCCCAAAAGGAAACCGTGCTGGAGCCCGGCGAGCTGATTGTATCCGTAACCATCCCGATGACCGCGCAGGCCCGCCGCTCCACCTACCTGAAGGTGCGGGAGCGGAGCAGCTATGCCTACGCGCTGGCCTCGGCCGCCGTGGGCCTCGACGTGCAGGGCGGCACCATCCGGGCGGCCCGCGTGGCGCTGGGCGGCGTGGGCACTAAGCCCTGGCGTAGCCCCGAAGCCGAAAAAGCCCTCGTTGGTCAGCCGGCTACCGAGGCCACATTCCGGGCCGCCGCTGCTGCTGCGTTGCGCGGCGCGCAGCCCCGCAAGGAAAACGCCTTCAAAGTAGAGCTGGCGCAGAACACGCTGGTGCAGGCTTTGATGAAAGTAGCCGGCTAA